In the Helicobacter cetorum MIT 99-5656 genome, GAGCCTTTAAAGAATAGCGGTATTTTTCCTTGAAACTCAAAAGTAAAATTATGGGTGAACAAAGAAAATGCCCCAAACTCAAGCATAAAAAATAGAAAAACTTAAACAACTAACAATTATTCTTGGCTTTCTGTAGGTAATTCCAAACTCTCAGCGTATAAAATACGCCCACAATGCGGACAAGTGATAATATCCCCACTACTTAGCACTTCTGAATAAGTCTTGTCATTCAGTCTAATGAAGCAACCCCCACAAGCTTGTTTTTTTATCGTTACAATGCTGGTGTTTTTAGCCCACCTTCTAATCCTTTCATAAAAGCTATAGATTTTAGGCTCCATTTTTCCCACTAAATCTTCTTTCTTTTTAAAGATAATTTGTTGGGTTTCTTTGATATTTTGGACTTCGCTTTCTACGGAGCTTTCTAGTTCATTCGCTAATTTTTCAAGCTCTAACATTTCATTTTTTAAGCTCTCTTGCCTCTCGCTTTTATGCTTGATTTCATTTTGTAAATTTTCAATTTCTCTATTTGCCTGACTAGAACGCTCCTTAGCAATATC is a window encoding:
- a CDS encoding zinc ribbon domain-containing protein, with amino-acid sequence MNIHLKQLIDISNLDKEIDSLEPLIREKRKDLDKALNDKEAKNKESLNLEEEKLALKLQVSKNEQTLQDTNAKIASIQKKMSEIKSERELRSLNIEEDIAKERSSQANREIENLQNEIKHKSERQESLKNEMLELEKLANELESSVESEVQNIKETQQIIFKKKEDLVGKMEPKIYSFYERIRRWAKNTSIVTIKKQACGGCFIRLNDKTYSEVLSSGDIITCPHCGRILYAESLELPTESQE